The following coding sequences lie in one Vibrio sp. ED004 genomic window:
- a CDS encoding c-type cytochrome, whose translation MSTFWNLWAVLLTLIFFVLMVSVVVKYWRSNHKADHDHTIGTFDGIEEKDAPPPKLLFVSYAVAFLLSAGYLVLYPGLGEWEGLVDWEQSDDKLSSPSTTLNEQFAQTSETTLEGLAAIPEIVNSGQILFQTHCAACHRDNAQGQKHFPNLIDQDWLYGGSDEAVIHSIAKGRNGAMPGWSEIMRPDEVAKVSYYLASLNQRHTDVPEVKVELGKTLFVKYCSSCHADGTVANTAIGVPDLSDDTWLHGGSIEEIQHTINYGLNNLMPAFDSQLTENEILALGAYIRYAGEVEQQKLASLKAESVERGEYLAHAGDCVACHSAEGGEPFAGGLPFVTPFGTVYSTNITPHTTEGIGTYDFDDFRAALVDGKGKNGYLYPAMPYTSYQYLTDQDMVDLWEYMQSITAVPRRNDDNSMMFPSNIRLGLLGWNVVFMDTDPVDYQVPEELTDKVDNVEKWQQGKYWVAGLGHCSECHTPRNIAQALIPERIFQGNLIDGWNAPDITANELYIDGWDEATLTDFLHTGHSDKGTAFAGMADVVKNSLSLMTREDIESMSYYLLSGDINNTISSDAVPLQPKGFDEESYAAEIYTTYRQTCGACHGDDGKGRDPIAPTLLNNGIIMHSDPFNTIAVTVRGLQPTYLDKDRNFMPMASFEDVLSDQRLAQLITFVRLHLGDRQEPVTAEHVREVRETLEAAGYAGGLHTTPDMYDRRDNTINIR comes from the coding sequence ATGAGCACATTCTGGAATCTATGGGCGGTACTCTTAACCTTAATATTCTTTGTTTTGATGGTGTCTGTTGTCGTTAAATACTGGCGTAGCAATCACAAGGCCGATCACGACCACACCATTGGCACCTTTGATGGGATTGAAGAGAAAGATGCGCCTCCACCTAAGCTGTTATTTGTAAGCTATGCGGTCGCATTTCTTTTATCTGCAGGCTATTTGGTGCTCTACCCCGGGCTTGGTGAATGGGAAGGCTTGGTCGATTGGGAGCAGAGCGATGATAAGCTCAGTTCACCATCCACCACTCTCAATGAGCAATTTGCTCAAACCAGTGAAACCACGTTAGAGGGGTTGGCTGCTATTCCTGAGATCGTTAACAGCGGTCAAATCCTTTTCCAAACTCACTGTGCAGCGTGTCACCGAGACAATGCACAAGGCCAGAAGCACTTCCCTAATCTTATCGACCAAGACTGGTTATACGGCGGCAGTGATGAAGCTGTGATCCATTCCATTGCCAAAGGGCGAAACGGTGCGATGCCGGGTTGGAGCGAAATCATGCGTCCGGATGAAGTCGCGAAAGTTTCTTACTATTTAGCGTCTCTTAACCAGCGTCATACCGATGTGCCTGAAGTCAAGGTTGAACTCGGTAAGACCTTATTCGTTAAATATTGTTCGTCTTGTCACGCCGATGGTACGGTCGCCAACACAGCGATCGGAGTACCCGACCTTTCCGATGATACTTGGCTCCATGGAGGGAGTATTGAAGAGATTCAACACACCATCAACTATGGGTTGAACAATCTTATGCCCGCATTTGATAGTCAACTGACCGAAAACGAAATACTCGCACTCGGCGCCTACATTCGATATGCAGGAGAAGTTGAACAGCAAAAACTGGCCAGCCTGAAAGCGGAGTCTGTTGAACGCGGAGAATACTTAGCGCATGCCGGTGACTGTGTGGCTTGTCACAGTGCAGAAGGTGGTGAACCCTTTGCTGGCGGCTTACCGTTCGTGACCCCTTTCGGCACCGTGTATTCAACCAATATTACGCCTCATACTACCGAAGGTATCGGGACCTATGACTTTGATGATTTCAGAGCTGCGCTAGTCGATGGTAAAGGTAAGAACGGTTACTTGTACCCTGCAATGCCCTACACCTCTTATCAATATCTGACTGACCAAGACATGGTCGACTTGTGGGAATACATGCAGTCGATTACTGCAGTCCCTCGTCGTAACGACGACAACAGCATGATGTTCCCATCGAACATTCGTCTAGGGCTGCTTGGTTGGAATGTTGTGTTCATGGACACCGACCCAGTCGATTATCAAGTACCTGAGGAACTCACCGACAAGGTCGATAACGTTGAGAAGTGGCAACAGGGTAAATACTGGGTTGCAGGTCTTGGTCACTGTTCTGAGTGCCACACACCGCGAAATATCGCCCAAGCTCTGATACCAGAACGTATATTCCAAGGTAACTTAATTGATGGTTGGAATGCGCCTGATATCACAGCCAATGAGCTGTATATCGATGGTTGGGATGAGGCAACACTCACCGACTTCTTACACACAGGTCACTCAGACAAAGGCACCGCTTTTGCAGGGATGGCAGACGTAGTGAAAAACAGTCTGAGTTTGATGACCCGCGAAGATATCGAGTCGATGTCCTACTACTTGTTAAGCGGTGATATCAACAACACCATCAGCAGTGACGCTGTGCCGTTGCAGCCTAAAGGGTTTGATGAAGAGTCTTACGCAGCTGAAATCTACACCACTTATCGCCAAACGTGTGGAGCCTGTCATGGAGACGACGGTAAAGGTCGCGACCCTATCGCTCCTACTTTGTTGAATAATGGCATCATCATGCACAGTGACCCATTCAACACCATAGCAGTAACGGTGCGCGGCCTACAACCCACCTATCTAGACAAAGACAGAAACTTCATGCCAATGGCAAGCTTTGAAGATGTCCTATCGGATCAGAGACTGGCTCAGCTGATTACCTTCGTGCGATTGCACCTTGGAGACAGGCAAGAACCAGTAACCGCAGAGCATGTTCGTGAAGTAAGAGAAACACTTGAAGCAGCAGGTTACGCAGGTGGCTTACACACCACACCGGATATGTATGACCGCAGAGATAACACCATCAACATCCGATAA
- the ccoN gene encoding cytochrome-c oxidase, cbb3-type subunit I: MEQVTTQYSIKVVKYFIVASLVWAIVGMIIGVILAAQLYWPVLNFDSQYFQFGRLRPLHTSGVIYGFVVNILMGTSLYIAQRTGHCDLFNKSLSWMVFWGWQLILLLAVISLPAGHTTSKEYAELEWPIDLMIVLVWVLYAVLFFGTLAKRKVSHIFVANWFFAAFIIVVAMIFIVNNLAIPVLAMKSYSVFAGAQDAIVQWWWGHNAVGFLLTAGVIGMNYYFIPKAADRPIYSYRLSVIHFWGLVGFYTWAGTHHLVYSSVPIWIQNIGIVMSLILWLPSWAGAFNSAMTLLQNKEKLKSDYILLFFFSAILYYCLATFEGPLLAIRWFNMVAHNTEWIIGHVHSAALGWVGMSGIAVFYYFIPRLSGQTDLWSRRLIKWHFWLAHAGVAIYAIALWIAGIGEGYMWLAQNENGELIYSFVEAMDFKAPWLFMRFFGGALFVLGLFLMAFNLYKTVRMPVVHDAKHTVNEGA, from the coding sequence ATGGAACAAGTGACAACGCAATACAGCATTAAGGTCGTGAAGTACTTTATCGTCGCATCCTTAGTGTGGGCGATTGTAGGTATGATCATCGGCGTGATTCTCGCCGCGCAATTATATTGGCCAGTATTAAACTTCGATTCCCAATATTTCCAATTTGGTCGACTGCGCCCGCTACATACCTCTGGTGTGATATACGGCTTCGTCGTGAATATTTTAATGGGTACTTCTTTGTACATTGCCCAACGAACGGGCCATTGTGACCTGTTCAACAAAAGCCTTTCATGGATGGTATTTTGGGGCTGGCAACTCATCTTGTTACTTGCAGTCATTTCTCTACCCGCAGGCCACACCACCTCAAAAGAGTATGCAGAGCTTGAATGGCCAATCGACTTAATGATTGTACTGGTTTGGGTGCTTTATGCAGTGTTGTTCTTTGGCACGCTTGCTAAGCGGAAGGTCAGCCATATCTTCGTGGCAAACTGGTTCTTTGCTGCTTTCATCATCGTCGTTGCCATGATTTTCATCGTCAATAACCTCGCGATACCAGTGTTAGCGATGAAGTCTTACTCTGTGTTTGCAGGGGCTCAAGATGCGATTGTTCAATGGTGGTGGGGACACAATGCTGTAGGCTTCTTGCTGACCGCTGGCGTGATTGGTATGAACTACTATTTCATACCCAAAGCGGCAGATCGACCTATCTATTCGTACCGCTTGTCTGTGATCCACTTTTGGGGCTTAGTCGGCTTCTACACTTGGGCCGGAACGCACCATTTGGTTTATTCTTCGGTTCCTATCTGGATTCAAAATATCGGCATCGTAATGTCATTGATCCTTTGGCTCCCTTCTTGGGCCGGTGCGTTCAATAGTGCAATGACCCTCTTACAAAACAAAGAAAAGCTGAAGTCCGACTACATTCTTTTATTCTTTTTCTCAGCAATTCTTTACTACTGCTTGGCGACGTTCGAAGGTCCACTACTCGCTATTCGCTGGTTCAACATGGTGGCACATAACACCGAATGGATCATAGGGCACGTACATTCCGCGGCTCTCGGATGGGTCGGAATGTCAGGGATAGCGGTTTTTTACTATTTCATTCCACGCTTATCGGGCCAAACCGATCTGTGGTCACGAAGACTGATTAAATGGCACTTTTGGCTCGCTCATGCAGGTGTCGCCATTTATGCGATAGCACTTTGGATAGCAGGGATCGGTGAAGGTTATATGTGGCTCGCTCAAAATGAAAATGGCGAACTGATTTACAGTTTTGTAGAAGCTATGGACTTTAAAGCACCTTGGCTATTCATGCGTTTCTTTGGTGGTGCGCTGTTTGTACTTGGATTGTTCTTAATGGCATTCAACTTGTACAAAACGGTTCGTATGCCAGTAGTACACGACGCTAAACACACCGTTAATGAGGGAGCTTAA
- a CDS encoding PAS factor family protein, whose product MDTTTLIYDTLEGLSSAKPQQHAQIRQNLYNQLDLSFEKQLALYSSVLGPASAGRLTDLDSAVMSARKIVGLENS is encoded by the coding sequence ATGGATACAACTACACTCATCTACGATACGTTGGAAGGCCTGTCGAGCGCAAAGCCACAGCAACACGCTCAAATCCGCCAAAATCTATATAACCAATTAGATTTATCATTTGAGAAGCAGTTGGCTTTGTATTCATCAGTTCTTGGCCCAGCAAGTGCTGGTAGATTGACCGATTTAGATAGTGCAGTAATGTCTGCACGCAAGATTGTTGGCCTAGAAAACAGCTAA
- a CDS encoding cbb3-type cytochrome c oxidase subunit II, producing the protein MMSKDFTHSIVILILTTVVVASFSLLVWVVPSIVRGDDIAEGSLAMPLTPIELAGRDIYISEGCHVCHTQMVRPLEPEVKRNGRPNKEADDIYEFPNLWGSKRTGPDLTNLGRKYSDQWHVIHLINPRQVVPTSIMPSYPWLFEQTLTGDDISAKMEVLRTLGVPYTDQEIGDARLQVRGKTKGEALIRYLQSLGKDTSQEVSQ; encoded by the coding sequence ATGATGAGTAAAGACTTTACACATTCAATCGTCATTTTAATTTTGACCACCGTTGTCGTCGCCTCCTTCTCTTTGTTAGTTTGGGTAGTGCCAAGCATTGTCCGTGGGGATGATATTGCCGAAGGCAGCTTAGCGATGCCGCTCACACCGATTGAGCTAGCAGGGCGAGACATCTACATCAGTGAAGGTTGCCATGTTTGCCACACACAAATGGTTCGCCCTCTAGAGCCAGAAGTGAAACGTAATGGTCGTCCGAATAAAGAAGCGGATGATATCTATGAGTTTCCTAACTTGTGGGGTTCAAAACGTACCGGGCCAGACTTAACCAATTTAGGTAGAAAGTACTCTGACCAATGGCATGTTATCCACCTAATCAACCCTCGACAAGTTGTACCGACATCTATCATGCCCTCTTACCCTTGGCTATTTGAGCAGACTCTGACTGGCGATGATATTAGCGCCAAAATGGAAGTATTACGTACCTTAGGTGTGCCTTATACCGATCAAGAAATTGGTGACGCCCGATTGCAAGTAAGAGGCAAAACCAAAGGTGAAGCGCTGATTCGCTATTTACAAAGCCTGGGTAAAGATACGTCACAGGAGGTATCACAATGA
- a CDS encoding alpha/beta fold hydrolase: protein MQANFIDGTTLYRQHSFELPLDYQAKDGQQIQVFARELVDLAKDAQELPWLIYFQGGPGFPSPRVSGQSGWLKRALQNYRVLLLDQRGTGNSTVISHETLAHLSPEQQAEYLTHFRADNIVRDAEAIREQFGVKQWSTIGQSFGGFCTLSYLSLFPQSLQRCYVTGGIPSIEREADDVYRATYKRVEDKNRAFFAQFPQAQAMCREISDYLLNNDVRLPNGQVFTVEQFQLIGINLGGGEANLPMYFTLESAFVEVNGNKQLSYSFLNQMQQEQGYLTNPIYAILHESIYCQGTASSWSAHRVREQYPHFNYQSGSEFWFTGEMVYPWMFDQLETLKPLREAANMLAEKSDWGTLYNAEQLSKNTVPMACAVYADDMYVELNYSRETLANIPNSKAWITNEYEHNGLRVDGERIVDKLMKMVEAIENLPK from the coding sequence GTGCAAGCTAACTTTATTGATGGAACCACCCTATATCGTCAGCACTCTTTTGAGTTGCCACTGGATTACCAAGCAAAAGATGGACAACAGATCCAAGTCTTCGCACGTGAGCTGGTTGATCTCGCTAAAGATGCGCAAGAGCTGCCGTGGTTGATCTACTTTCAAGGTGGCCCAGGTTTTCCTTCTCCACGTGTCAGCGGTCAATCCGGGTGGCTAAAGCGTGCATTGCAAAACTACCGTGTTCTGCTTCTTGATCAACGTGGTACCGGCAACAGCACGGTGATCAGCCACGAAACTTTGGCTCATTTATCTCCTGAACAACAAGCTGAATACCTAACGCATTTCAGAGCTGATAACATCGTTCGTGACGCGGAAGCGATTCGTGAGCAGTTCGGTGTTAAGCAATGGTCGACGATTGGCCAGAGCTTTGGTGGCTTTTGCACCTTGAGCTACTTGTCGCTGTTCCCACAAAGCCTACAGCGCTGCTATGTAACAGGCGGTATACCTTCTATCGAACGCGAAGCTGATGATGTGTATCGAGCAACCTATAAGCGTGTAGAAGACAAAAACAGAGCCTTCTTTGCTCAGTTCCCACAAGCGCAAGCTATGTGTCGTGAGATCTCTGATTACCTGCTTAACAACGATGTGAGACTGCCAAATGGTCAAGTATTTACAGTTGAACAGTTCCAGTTGATTGGTATTAACCTTGGTGGCGGTGAAGCAAACCTTCCTATGTACTTCACACTAGAGAGTGCGTTTGTTGAAGTAAACGGTAACAAGCAGTTGAGCTACAGCTTCCTAAATCAAATGCAACAAGAGCAGGGATACCTAACGAATCCTATCTACGCGATTCTGCATGAATCGATTTACTGCCAAGGCACAGCGTCTAGCTGGTCTGCACATCGAGTACGTGAGCAGTACCCGCACTTCAACTACCAATCGGGCAGTGAGTTCTGGTTTACTGGAGAGATGGTTTATCCGTGGATGTTCGACCAACTAGAAACGCTGAAGCCACTACGTGAAGCAGCGAACATGCTGGCAGAAAAATCGGACTGGGGCACTTTGTACAACGCAGAGCAGCTGAGTAAGAATACAGTGCCAATGGCGTGTGCAGTATACGCGGATGATATGTACGTTGAGCTGAATTACAGCCGTGAAACACTGGCGAATATTCCAAACTCGAAAGCGTGGATTACCAATGAATATGAACACAATGGTTTGCGAGTAGACGGCGAAAGAATTGTCGATAAATTGATGAAGATGGTTGAAGCAATAGAAAACCTACCAAAATAA